A DNA window from Mya arenaria isolate MELC-2E11 chromosome 17, ASM2691426v1 contains the following coding sequences:
- the LOC128222814 gene encoding retinoic acid receptor RXR-like isoform X2, whose product MDDNAMDSLDSGVSSGPGMSMGMDLGGMGMTSPISSVGSVSPLTSPDIKPDISALSVTSPPGQYFSYGMHPGMANSTGAGSIHSPPLHSPSSSVTSPSMMSIGSPGSVGSPPNPHMPHTTLSNKHICAICGDRASGKHYGVYSCEGCKGFFKRTVRKDLTYACRDDRNCMIDKRQRNRCQYCRYMKCLNMGMKREAVQEERQRNKEKGEADNDSSVNANADMPVEKILDAELAVEPKTDTYIDAQKDAVTNICQAADKQLFTLVEWAKRIPHFTELPLDDQVILLRAGWNELLIAAFSHRSISVKDGILLATGLHVHRSSAHQAGVGTIFDRVLTELVSKMREMKMDKTELGCLRSIVLFNPDAKGLTSVQEVEQLREKVYASLEEYCKNRYVDEPGRFAKLLLRLPALRSIGLKCLEHLFFFKLIGDTPIDTFLMEMLETPSTAS is encoded by the exons ATGGATGACAATGCCATGG attcACTAGACAGTGGTGTGAGTAGTGGACCGGGTATGTCTATGGGTATGGATTTGGGTGGCATGGGAATGACGAGCCCCATCTCCTCTGTCGGCTCTGTTTCACCTTTGACCTCTCCTGATATCAAACCTGACATATCGGCGCTCTCTGTCACCTCACCGCCTGGCCAGTACTTCAGCTATGGAATGCACCCCGGGATGGCCAACTCAACTGGTGCGGGTTCCATACACTCGCCTCCTCTACATTCACCCTCCTCCTCCGTCACATCACCCTCCATGATGTCAATAGGGTCCCCTGGGTCTGTAGGATCACCCCCAAACCCACACATGCCCCACACTACTCTAAGTAACAAACACATCTGTGCGATATGTGGGGACAGAGCATCTGGAAAACACTATGGGGTATACAG TTGTGAGGGTTGTAAGGGATTCTTCAAGCGTACAGTAAGGAAGGACCTGACATACGCGTGTAGGGACGACAGAAACTGCATGATTGACAAACGCCAGAGGAACCGATGTCAGTACTGCAGATATATgaagtgtctgaatatgggcatGAAAAGAGAAG CGGTGCAAGAGGAGCGGCAGCGCAACAAGGAGAAGGGTGAGGCGGACAACGACTCCTCCGTCAACGCAAACGCGGACATGCCTGTGGAGAAAATACTCGATGCTGAGCTTGCTGTGGAGCCAAAAACAGACACCTACATTGACGCACAG AAAGACGCTGTGACGAATATCTGCCAGGCAGCAGATAAGCAGTTGTTTACACTGGTTGAGTGGGCAAAACGTATCCCACATTTCACAGAACTGCCCCTCGACGACCAGGTTATACTGCTACGTGCAG GCTGGAATGAACTGCTGATAGCTGCGTTCTCTCACCGTTCCATCTCCGTAAAGGACGGGATTCTACTGGCAACAGGCCTACACGTTCATCGTAGCAGCGCGCACCAGGCCGGTGTTGGGACAATCTTCGACCGCGTACTCACAGAGCTTGTTTCCAAGATGCGGGAGATGAAGATGGACAAGACCGAGCTCGGCTGTCTGCGTTCAATTGTTCTCTTCAACCCAG ATGCCAAGGGCTTAACGAGTGTACAAGAAGTGGAACAGCTACGAGAGAAAGTATATGCTTCACTGGAAGAGTACTGCAAAAATCGATACGTTGACGAGCCTGGCCGCTTCGCAAAGCTTCTTCTGCGCCTGCCTGCGCTAAGAAGCATCGGGCTCAAGTGCTTAGAACATTTATTCTTCTTCAAACTGATCGGAGATACTCCAATAGACACGTTCCTAATGGAGATGCTGGAGACGCCCAGTACTGCATCTTGA
- the LOC128222812 gene encoding toll-like receptor 2, which yields MMVRLLLKSRWLLSNVIWIFMFKVSLGSNIKPTNTLVNYGDVDLPEQWRNLCKIHYEYMIGSNFTSRWSYRLSCDLGANDHWSLASYREWVSTKEVAKLQMTLPARANSSLNFALEIHCSSQNATVSLPWPARARYLWSIAINNCTLVDFLAEYNKTHSEADNLNVFIVTDSVTLTQNEQFLHVFENYKNMSSHYYCGGEQLEKLVKRNNQQKFEIPKRNTLVNLNRSPRLLSLKGDSESDGTHVKSSSRKTQFDRFGNGMRMPNVKKISAEQRTMLRKIAKFGQDYKVERRQCSFDRLRYIDESHSRSLSKHHTFFMTERSSYPSLMFYNLSHSKITQLSPMVLQWRRYFPKMMYLDMSYNRIKYFATLSDNGLLADGVGVLDLRHNNITTITYEDFEALGVHSNTVFVDLRHNPLHCDCKLKHLVEAVHNQTSDLMKQYSYLGEMQCATPERFQNTALSSLHADFCDVLDIIYHEGPIIALSCCVLGVAVLVILAIKYRRELMILAFTRLHISLPCRKVIKDGNKLYDAFIAYSEHDGAWVFNTLLPRLERPIENNGPGFKLCIHHRDFPVGGSIADNIVDKVRESNHTVLILSNEFLQSHWCKYEFKAAFTQSITEKKRHLIMVIKEELYKPLIDQELKRCLQTFTYVQTDDVLFWDKIIFALADRKRNIVNVEENNVINANVNNVAQNERDNVGQGHEVRDEERAPQQEMVNIGFIQDGNWVL from the coding sequence ATGATGGTAAGATTATTGCTGAAATCGCGATGGCTGCTTTCCAACGTGATCTGGATATTCATGTTTAAAGTGTCACTTGGGTCGAATATTAAACCTACGAACACTTTGGTGAACTATGGTGACGTGGATCTACCAGAGCAGTGGCGGAATCTGTGCAAAATTCATTACGAATATATGATTGGATCAAACTTTACAAGTAGGTGGTCATATCGTTTGTCATGTGACCTTGGAGCGAACGATCATTGGTCATTAGCGTCGTACAGAGAATGGGTTTCAACCAAAGAGGTCGCAAAATTGCAAATGACGTTACCAGCGCGTGCCAACAGCTCTTTGAATTTTGCATTGGAAATACACTGTTCTTCTCAAAACGCGACGGTATCCTTGCCTTGGCCGGCGAGGGCTAGATACTTGTGGAGCATCGCGATTAATAACTGTACGCTGGTCGACTTTCTAGCAGAGTACAACAAGACCCACAGCGAAGCGGATAATTTGAATGTCTTTATTGTGACAGATAGCGTAACACTCACACAAAATGAGCAGTTTTTACATGTGTttgaaaactacaaaaacatgAGTAGTCATTACTATTGTGGTGGTGAACAACTGGAGAAGTTAGTAAAAAGGAATAATCAGCAGAAGTTTGAAATACCAAAACGAAATACATTAGTAAATCTGAATAGATCTCCTcgtttattaagtttaaaaggTGATTCCGAATCTGATGGAACTCATGTTAAATCATCATCAAGGAAAACACAGTTTGATCGATTTGGGAATGGGATGCGAATGCCAAATGTCAAGAAAATATCAGCAGAACAGAGAACAATGTTACGAAAAATTGCGAAGTTTGGACAAGACTATAAGGTTGAGAGAAGACAGTGTTCATTCGACAGGCTACGCTACATTGACGAAAGTCATTCAAGGTCTTTGTCGAAACACCACACATTCTTCATGACAGAACGATCGAGCTACCCATCCCTGATGTTCTACAATTTGTCACATTCCAAAATAACCCAACTCTCTCCAATGGTTTTGCAATGGCGGAGATATTTTCCTAAAATGATGTATTTGGATATGTCTTACAACAGAATAAAATACTTCGCAACCTTGTCGGATAATGGTTTACTCGCCGATGGTGTCGGAGTTTTGGATCTAAGACATAACAATATAACCACTATAACTTATGAAGATTTTGAGGCTTTGGGGGTTCACAGTAACACGGTATTCGTTGATCTGAGACACAACCCTCTACACTGTGACTGTAAACTTAAACATCTTGTGGAAGCTGTGCACAATCAAACGAGTGATTTGATGAAACAATACTCATACCTTGGTGAGATGCAATGTGCGACGCCAGAGCGTTTCCAGAACACAGCCCTCTCCTCTTTGCATGCGGACTTTTGTGATGTACTGGATATAATTTACCACGAAGGTCCAATCATTGCTCTTAGCTGCTGTGTTCTAGGTGTAGCTGTTCTGGTCATTTTGGCGATCAAGTATAGAAGAGAGTTAATGATTCTGGCCTTTACTCGCCTGCATATAAGCCTACCAtgtcgaaaagtgataaaagATGGCAACAAATTGTACGATGCCTTTATCGCATACAGCGAACACGATGGTGCTTGGGTGTTCAATACTTTACTGCCTCGTTTGGAACGCCCTATTGAGAATAATGGCCCTGGTTTCAAGCTGTGCATCCACCATAGGGACTTTCCTGTAGGTGGATCTATTGCTGATAACATCGTCGATAAGGTGAGAGAGAGTAATCATACCGTGTTGATATTATCAAACGAGTTTTTGCAATCACATTGGTGCAagtatgagtttaaagctgcgtTTACTCAAAGTATAACAGAGAAAAAACGACACTTGATTATGGTCATCAAGGAAGAATTGTACAAGCCCTTAATTGACCAGGAGCTAAAGAGGTGCTTACAGACATTCACGTATGTACAGACGGATGATGTTCTGTTCTGGGACAAGATCATATTTGCCCTTGCAGACAGGAAAAGAAACATAGTCAATGttgaagaaaacaatgttatcaATGCGAACGTTAACAATGTGGCACAGAATGAAAGAGATAATGTAGGCCAAGGTCATGAAGTTCGGGACGAGGAGCGTGCACCACAGCAGGAGATGGTCAACATTGGGTTTATTCAAGACGGAAATTGGGTGCTTTAA
- the LOC128222814 gene encoding retinoic acid receptor RXR-like isoform X1 — protein sequence MDDNAMDSLDSGVSSGPGMSMGMDLGGMGMTSPISSVGSVSPLTSPDIKPDISALSVTSPPGQYFSYGMHPGMANSTGAGSIHSPPLHSPSSSVTSPSMMSIGSPGSVGSPPNPHMPHTTLSNKHICAICGDRASGKHYGVYSCEGCKGFFKRTVRKDLTYACRDDRNCMIDKRQRNRCQYCRYMKCLNMGMKREACISSSSAVQEERQRNKEKGEADNDSSVNANADMPVEKILDAELAVEPKTDTYIDAQKDAVTNICQAADKQLFTLVEWAKRIPHFTELPLDDQVILLRAGWNELLIAAFSHRSISVKDGILLATGLHVHRSSAHQAGVGTIFDRVLTELVSKMREMKMDKTELGCLRSIVLFNPDAKGLTSVQEVEQLREKVYASLEEYCKNRYVDEPGRFAKLLLRLPALRSIGLKCLEHLFFFKLIGDTPIDTFLMEMLETPSTAS from the exons ATGGATGACAATGCCATGG attcACTAGACAGTGGTGTGAGTAGTGGACCGGGTATGTCTATGGGTATGGATTTGGGTGGCATGGGAATGACGAGCCCCATCTCCTCTGTCGGCTCTGTTTCACCTTTGACCTCTCCTGATATCAAACCTGACATATCGGCGCTCTCTGTCACCTCACCGCCTGGCCAGTACTTCAGCTATGGAATGCACCCCGGGATGGCCAACTCAACTGGTGCGGGTTCCATACACTCGCCTCCTCTACATTCACCCTCCTCCTCCGTCACATCACCCTCCATGATGTCAATAGGGTCCCCTGGGTCTGTAGGATCACCCCCAAACCCACACATGCCCCACACTACTCTAAGTAACAAACACATCTGTGCGATATGTGGGGACAGAGCATCTGGAAAACACTATGGGGTATACAG TTGTGAGGGTTGTAAGGGATTCTTCAAGCGTACAGTAAGGAAGGACCTGACATACGCGTGTAGGGACGACAGAAACTGCATGATTGACAAACGCCAGAGGAACCGATGTCAGTACTGCAGATATATgaagtgtctgaatatgggcatGAAAAGAGAAG CATGCATCTCTTCTTCCTCAGCGGTGCAAGAGGAGCGGCAGCGCAACAAGGAGAAGGGTGAGGCGGACAACGACTCCTCCGTCAACGCAAACGCGGACATGCCTGTGGAGAAAATACTCGATGCTGAGCTTGCTGTGGAGCCAAAAACAGACACCTACATTGACGCACAG AAAGACGCTGTGACGAATATCTGCCAGGCAGCAGATAAGCAGTTGTTTACACTGGTTGAGTGGGCAAAACGTATCCCACATTTCACAGAACTGCCCCTCGACGACCAGGTTATACTGCTACGTGCAG GCTGGAATGAACTGCTGATAGCTGCGTTCTCTCACCGTTCCATCTCCGTAAAGGACGGGATTCTACTGGCAACAGGCCTACACGTTCATCGTAGCAGCGCGCACCAGGCCGGTGTTGGGACAATCTTCGACCGCGTACTCACAGAGCTTGTTTCCAAGATGCGGGAGATGAAGATGGACAAGACCGAGCTCGGCTGTCTGCGTTCAATTGTTCTCTTCAACCCAG ATGCCAAGGGCTTAACGAGTGTACAAGAAGTGGAACAGCTACGAGAGAAAGTATATGCTTCACTGGAAGAGTACTGCAAAAATCGATACGTTGACGAGCCTGGCCGCTTCGCAAAGCTTCTTCTGCGCCTGCCTGCGCTAAGAAGCATCGGGCTCAAGTGCTTAGAACATTTATTCTTCTTCAAACTGATCGGAGATACTCCAATAGACACGTTCCTAATGGAGATGCTGGAGACGCCCAGTACTGCATCTTGA